TAAATTATTTCATTTCACGGTGATAAAAAAGTTTTATTTTGCTTTGAAAAAAGAGATTGTATTGTCTCTGAAGCTTTCAGTTTTAGCGTTTGAATGATTGAATTCCGGGGCTTTTGTTCCGTTTTCCAGTTTCAGATTTTCATTCTTAATAACAATGGCTTCGTCCCAAAGATCAGCATTAATAAACTGCTGCAGCGTAAAACGGCCGCCTTCAATAATGACAGATTGTATCTGTTCTTTGTATAAGGCTTCCATCAATTCCGGAAGAAAATTATCCTTATTGATTTTTATGAATTGAATATGTCCTTCAGTAGATTCTTTTGTAGAATTTAAAACCAATGTTCTTGCTTCATTGCTGTAAATATTGAAATTGGCCGGAACTTTTAAATCAAAATCAATCAGAATTCTGACAGGATTTACGCCTTCTGTATTTCTTACAGTGAGACTTGGGTTGTCATGCAAAGCGGTTTGAGTTCCTACCAGAATGGCATGCTCGTCAGCTCTCAACTGATGAACAAACTGATTCACCAACGTATTGGAAACAGCAGTTGGTTTAAAATCTTTATCCAAAAATCCATCACCGGATTCTGCCCATTTTAGAATGATATAAGGTCTTTCCTTTTCGTGATAAGTGAAAAATCTTTTGTTAAGTTCAATGCACTCTTTTTCCAGGATTCCGGAAACGGCTTCAATTCCTGCATCCTGAATGATTTTTTTTCCTTTACCATTCACTTTATCATGGGAATCCATTGCTCCAATGACTACCTTTTTAAATCCTAATTCTTTAATCTTTAAAGCACAAGGAGGCGTTTTTCCATAATGAGCACAAGGCTCCAGAGATACATAGATCGTTGATTCCGGAATAAGATCTTTATTTCTGACCGAATTGATAGCATTGATTTCAGCATGGTTTTCTCCGGCTTTATGATGGTAACCCTCGCCAATGATTTCCCCGTTATGTACAATCACACTTCCCACAAGTGGATTAGGATACGTGTTGCCAAGTGCCTTCTGAGCCAGCTCGATGCATCTTTTGA
This region of Chryseobacterium culicis genomic DNA includes:
- the ribD gene encoding bifunctional diaminohydroxyphosphoribosylaminopyrimidine deaminase/5-amino-6-(5-phosphoribosylamino)uracil reductase RibD, with amino-acid sequence MNNDEFYIKRCIELAQKALGNTYPNPLVGSVIVHNGEIIGEGYHHKAGENHAEINAINSVRNKDLIPESTIYVSLEPCAHYGKTPPCALKIKELGFKKVVIGAMDSHDKVNGKGKKIIQDAGIEAVSGILEKECIELNKRFFTYHEKERPYIILKWAESGDGFLDKDFKPTAVSNTLVNQFVHQLRADEHAILVGTQTALHDNPSLTVRNTEGVNPVRILIDFDLKVPANFNIYSNEARTLVLNSTKESTEGHIQFIKINKDNFLPELMEALYKEQIQSVIIEGGRFTLQQFINADLWDEAIVIKNENLKLENGTKAPEFNHSNAKTESFRDNTISFFKAK